In Musa acuminata AAA Group cultivar baxijiao chromosome BXJ3-11, Cavendish_Baxijiao_AAA, whole genome shotgun sequence, one DNA window encodes the following:
- the LOC135652610 gene encoding VQ motif-containing protein 8, chloroplastic-like produces the protein MSSVSREINGSRPAPLKIHKDSHLIHKASSSSSSSSSTSTSTTTTTTSSHQQQRHHPVIIYTHSPKVIHTQARDFMALVQKLTGLSRSAADDDSSSLPPAPSQSKTSRKHKDDNRAAASASDDSSSSSENCISFGGDVHVSCSSLATVGAISPISLEQLPPLNPFLSEMPLFTPNSSDIFCSSRSFYRYPDPSLFSPSVPNMDNAISPSVMDAPNTYHEY, from the coding sequence ATGAGCTCCGTGTCGCGAGAGATCAATGGCTCCCGCCCTGCGCCTCTGAAGATCCACAAGGACTCCCACCTCATCCACAAggcttcctcatcctcctcctcttcttcctccacctccacctccaccaccaccaccaccacctcctctcaCCAGCAGCAGCGCCACCACCCGGTCATCATCTACACCCACTCGCCCAAGGTCATCCACACGCAGGCTCGCGACTTCATGGCCCTCGTCCAGAAGCTCACTGGCCTCTCCCGTTCCGCCGCCGATGACGACTCGTCCTCCCTCCCTCCTGCGCCCTCACAATCGAAGACCTCACGCAAACACAAGGACGATAACCGGGCTGCCGCATCTGCTTCTGATGACTCTTCCTCTTCATCGGAGAATTGCATCAGCTTCGGGGGCGACGTGCATGTCAGCTGTTCGTCGCTGGCTACTGTCGGTGCCATATCTCCGATCTCCTTGGAGCAGCTCCCGCCGCTGAATCCTTTCTTGTCGGAGATGCCGCTGTTCACTCCCAACTCCTCCGATATCTTTTGCTCGTCGAGGTCATTCTACAGATATCCGGATCCTTCGCTGTTCTCTCCATCCGTGCCCAACATGGACAACGCTATCTCGCCTTCCGTCATGGACGCCCCGAACACGTATCACGAATATTGA